In one Magallana gigas chromosome 9, xbMagGiga1.1, whole genome shotgun sequence genomic region, the following are encoded:
- the LOC105342210 gene encoding uncharacterized protein, translated as MSIPYIILCVSLGIGSSISKMCPETVPTVSVVPRCPSNAKEWVSAAKQKSCNELGRIQTCTNPDKFVYHCVLNKQATQLLEVCAPTWFLTGYCARFSVEDKGIINDPDLDCTKFDSPCPTRFLSNESYKYQTCYQKIGQKSKMLHLEKDGTQTTLTYVFLAIFAMATIVLLILLCSGWKLKKKHIRSKKTNKGDSESEKEIRHLIEDERSNHISDSENPYQNQSSVDSETIEYKSLSGVRQGCCSLKGISTVGDVLDALSRDLDIQRQFLSIVDTTTGQILNEEDLIKHLNIKCIELMIGNENRNNGFSGKDGGNVETDVIDNKKLTGGKCQMSCGHFTAPDSLFHYAMKELPCSSDSCLQCPGCKDEVWNVDELQTKCNMSPDEKLFFYYVVFINKRTDDLKRGYKNYDSMPCLSNLDPSLEFQTVGTAKSLSEL; from the exons ATGTCCATACCATACATAATATTGTGTGTCAGTCTAGGAATAGGC TCATCCATATCGAAAATGTGCCCAGAAACCGTACCTACTGTTTCTGTCGTACCCCGATGTCCTTCTAATGCCAAAGAATGGGTCTCAGCTGCCAAACAAAAAAGCTGTAATGAACTTGGACGGATCCAAACATGCACAAATCCTGACAAATTTGTCTATCACTGCGTTTTAAACAAACAAGCTACACAGCTACTCGAGGTTTGTGCACCTACTTGGTTCTTGACAG GATACTGTGCCCGTTTCAGTGTAGAAGACAAAGGAATCATAAACGATCCCGATCTGGACTGTACCAAGTTTGATTCCCCCTGTCCAACACGGTTTTTATCCAATGAATCTTACAAAT ACCAGACATGCTACCAAAAAATTGGCCAAAAATCAAAGATGCTTCACTTAGAGAA GGATGGGACACAAACCACATTGACATATGTTTTTTTGGCAATATTTGCAATGGCTACAATTGTTTTGCTCATTCTCCTTTGTTCGGGATGGAAGttgaagaaaaaacatattAGATCTAAAAAGACCAATAAAGGAGACTCAGAAA GCGAAAAAGAAATAcgacatttgatag AGGATGAGAGAAGCAATCACATTTCAGATAGTGAAAATCCTTATCAGAATCAATCTTCGGT AGATTCGGAGACAATTGAATACAAAAGCCTTTCCGGAGTGAGACAAGGATGCTGTTCTTTAAAG GGTATCAGCACCGTTGGTGATGTACTTGATGCCCTTTCTAGAGACCTTGATATCCAGCGTCAGTTTCTCTCTATCGTTGATACAACAACAGGCCAAATTCTGAATGAGGAAGACCTAATAAAACACCTTAATATAAAATGCATTGAACTTATGATTGGAAACGAAAACAGAAATAATGGATTTTCTGGAAAGGATGGTGGAAATGTGGAAACTGATGTAATTGATAACAAAAAGCTAACTGGTGGAAAATGTCAAATGAGTTGCGGTCATTTTACAG CTCCAGATTCCCTGTTTCATTATGCAATGAAGGAGTTGCCTTGCAGTTCAGATTCATGTCTGCAGTGTCCGGGATGTAAAGATGAGGTGTGGAATGTGGATGAACTTCAGACCAAGTGCAATATGTCTCCAGATGAAAAACTCTTCTTTTATTATGTTGTCTTCATAAATAAACGCACAGACGATCTTAAAAGAGGGTATAAAAATTATGATTCCATGCCCTGTCTGTCTAACCTGGATCCTAGCTTGGAGTTTCAAACTGTTGGAACTGCAAAAAGTCTCTCTGAGCTGTGA